One part of the Bacteroidia bacterium genome encodes these proteins:
- a CDS encoding DUF1552 domain-containing protein, whose product MKSSWNLSRRHMLKGMGASIALPFLEAMIPQRLFSLSKSPKRLAVLFAPNGVCPGKWAPEKEGKDFELSPILQPLKGFEDNLLVLQQLMNMKSVNSYDGHYTKTANFLTSEEISKTIGTNVHSGGVSMDQLIAQKVGGETLFPSLAYGIDRISSGVDVNVGLTRLYGSSISWKAPTQPCAKEIDPRFAFDRLFGRVVPGKVVKEENPWKKSILDVVQEDAKSLQKKLGIADQNKLEEYLESIRSIEMRLGNIEKLEEFEKSLSPDIKQELKQMDIRIDEYVDITAGIDITEKVRLMLDIIALAFWSDASRIATFMFGNSVSGRNFSFLEGVHANFHSLSHHSNDPRRMKQYELINTWHMEQLAYFLNKLRSMQEGDGNLLENSMVLFGSGLRDGNRHSPYNLPILLAGKGGGSLKSGQHLIFEKNTPFANLHLSLMNVMGCQMDSFADSTAELCEILV is encoded by the coding sequence ATGAAATCTAGCTGGAATCTATCGCGAAGACATATGCTAAAAGGTATGGGGGCTAGTATTGCCCTTCCCTTCCTTGAAGCAATGATTCCTCAGAGATTATTCTCTCTTTCAAAATCCCCAAAAAGGCTAGCCGTACTCTTTGCCCCAAATGGAGTATGTCCCGGGAAATGGGCGCCTGAGAAAGAGGGAAAGGACTTTGAACTATCTCCTATCCTTCAACCGCTTAAAGGCTTTGAGGATAATCTGCTTGTTCTTCAGCAATTGATGAACATGAAATCCGTCAATAGCTATGACGGACATTATACCAAGACCGCCAATTTCCTTACCTCTGAGGAAATAAGTAAAACCATAGGAACCAATGTACATTCTGGTGGAGTTTCTATGGATCAATTGATCGCCCAAAAAGTGGGAGGAGAAACCCTCTTTCCATCCCTGGCTTATGGCATTGACAGAATCTCCAGTGGAGTGGATGTAAATGTAGGACTCACCCGGCTTTATGGTTCTTCTATTTCCTGGAAAGCTCCGACTCAACCCTGCGCAAAAGAGATTGATCCTCGCTTTGCCTTTGATCGCTTGTTTGGAAGAGTAGTTCCCGGCAAGGTAGTTAAGGAAGAAAATCCCTGGAAAAAAAGTATCCTGGATGTGGTTCAGGAAGATGCAAAATCCCTACAAAAGAAATTGGGGATTGCTGATCAAAATAAACTGGAAGAATATCTGGAGTCCATTAGATCTATTGAGATGAGACTGGGCAATATTGAGAAATTGGAAGAATTTGAGAAAAGCCTTTCTCCGGATATTAAGCAGGAACTCAAACAGATGGATATCCGCATAGATGAGTATGTCGATATCACTGCAGGAATTGATATTACAGAAAAAGTCCGCCTGATGCTGGACATCATAGCCCTCGCATTCTGGAGCGATGCCAGTCGCATAGCTACCTTTATGTTTGGCAATTCGGTTAGTGGCCGGAACTTCTCCTTTCTGGAAGGCGTCCATGCAAATTTCCATTCCCTTTCCCATCATTCCAATGATCCCAGGCGCATGAAACAGTATGAGCTGATCAATACCTGGCATATGGAGCAGTTGGCATACTTCCTCAACAAATTGAGGTCTATGCAGGAAGGTGATGGCAATCTCCTGGAAAACTCTATGGTCCTCTTTGGTTCAGGTTTAAGAGATGGCAATCGACATTCTCCCTACAATCTTCCTATCCTTCTGGCGGGTAAAGGAGGAGGTAGCCTAAAAAGTGGCCAACACCTCATTTTTGAAAAAAATACTCCTTTCGCCAACCTTCACCTGAGTTTGATGAATGTAATGGGATGTCAGATGGATTCCTTTGCAGACAGTACAGCTGAACTTTGCGAAATCCTTGTCTAA
- a CDS encoding HYR domain-containing protein, whose translation MVNNYPGNSVWPNKGPANSHRLALFTRLWRATLLSCLFIFYSFTSYAQCDVTVSVPVNVCLGQVFSISFDASASSSPIYPILVDYTVGGVAQPQLSMNNPTATVNFTPTTAGALSIQLTTATDATPNTCTLGAAATTNVNNPILSFTAPADLCINDPVLTGVGGATPTGGIYSGPGVTDDANGLTYTFDPAIAGVGTKTLTYTYTDINGCTNSITDDVVVYAEPTVTYSAGPDVCINDGILTGQGGGSPTGGIYSGTGVTDDANGLTYTFDPGIAGLGTHTLTYTYTDGNGCTSAANDDIEVFDIPLVSFTAPADLCEQAPFQFGLGGGTPTGGTYSGPGVIDDANGLTYTFDPITAGVGIHTITYTYADANGCSTTADDDVEIFALPTVSFSPVSGYCVDAAVQTGLGGGSPAGGTYSGPGVTDDGNGNTFSLNPTTAGAGVHILSYTYTDGNNCSKTANTILEIYALPTVSFAALADVCISAGIQAGLGGGLPAGGTYSGTGVTDDGNGNTFTFDPNAVGLASAVITYSFTDGNNCTNTATSTLDVIPAPTITETIVDESCPGTDDGSITFDATAANGPYTLSISNNGGVTFTVLGTGVTGGTTVSSTGLTPGSYVIKAVDANGCESSKTVTVAAGIDNTPPTAVCQDITVHLDAAGTGSITATQINNGSNDACGIDTVYLDLYNFGCADIGSNTVTLTVEDVNNNISTCTAIVTVVDTVSPTVVCQNINVYLDNNGLASITPADVDNGSADACGIDTMFLSKYDYDCADVGASLVSLTVIDSSGNLSTCNAGITVLDTISPVVICQDVTIYLDGSGLATIGLGDIDNGSSDNCAISSRNLSQSSFGCADTGVNIITLTVDDVNGNSASCTANVTVLDTIPPQAICQDVTIYLDAGGQASVQTLDIDNGSSDICGIDTMFLDLYNFSCTDTGANALNLTVIDNNGNTASCSSVVTVLDTIAPVIICPANIVVNNDPFSCGAQVTLIASASDNCAVTVVNDYNNGDEVASDFYPVGTTVVTFTATDPSGNTSSCSVSVTVNDAENPTAVCPVFPITFALPATGITDISLSPAWANSFDNCGIAQTNFYLNGNLKTLYDCSDIGTHNIIVEVIDTAGNSNTCAATIVIADNLPPTAICQDLTVQLDVNGLATILPSQIDNGSFDICGIDSIYLSQTSFSCSDVGVNSVILSVRDSSGNIGTCTANVTVEDNVAPAVVCQDITVYLGGFFGFVGISPNDIDNGSSDACGIASMSLDKSTFTCADIGTNTVTLTVTDNNSNISTCTAIVTVVDSIAPFASCQDITVQLDASGNASIVAADIDNNSYDACGIDTMFLDIYDFTCADVGTNTVTLTVVDNYNNSAICTATVTVEDTVSPIAQTQNITIQLDANGQASITANDIDNGSSDACGIDTLLLSDYDFDCADVGANTVSLTAIDNNSNSSTATATVTVEDILPPIAICQDLTVYLDTGGIAIITPGQIDNGSSDNCGIASLSLSTTSFACVDTGLNAVVLTVTDVNGNTSSCSANVTVLDTIPPVIDCPADIVVFNDPGQCGATVSYNTPTATDNCGINGNGRINPSITAFYPIGTDTITHIVFDESGNSDTCTFTITVIDNEDPVITCPANVVQNVDPGQCGAVVFYPGVGVSDNCSPVQVTLISGIGNGNFFPVGTTTETYIATDSSGNTDTCSFTVTINDNIAPVMTCPLDISVSNDPGQCGAVVNYALPAVTDNCPLTGPPTLQTGFASGDQFPLGVTSVSYSYTDLGGNTVSCSFNVTVTDTEAPQILCPPDIVVTGSPTTCDAVVTYTGVTASDNCPGTISISLIAGFSSGSTFPVGNTVVSYQAVDLVGNIDTCSFNVTVLPAVAPTTAVINMPNLVEVCAEELLTLSANSPGVGETGAWSFGDPNAIFVPGNTDPTADLTNLLTPTVSGLNPFPLIWTISNNCFSSSDTVYVQVNALPTGFILETSPISANGASNGELLAVPQGGTPPYVGYQWDDPLTQTTQLAVGLASDTYKVVITDDKGCTSDSISYFLDQPPVNPILVDVKVFLQGAYVSAAGLMHDSLRVKHPVDMLTEPYTAMGYAPIAGLGSNSASGPVLNTSGTTAPVDWVFVELRDKINPANILGRQAGLVLRNGSVVDAGDGVSPIGFDLPTDDYYIAVRHRNHLGTMTVGTATVTTGSATSVDFTNLSTATHGNHAQRIAAGVKMLWGGDANGDKSVFYTGPLSDANPIFSKILFAPDNTFFSVSHIVTEYAIEDLSMDGSVIYTGPLTEVNVLFLNILLHPLNTTFSDSHSFSEQIP comes from the coding sequence ATGGTTAACAATTACCCTGGCAATTCAGTCTGGCCAAATAAAGGACCAGCAAACAGCCACCGACTTGCTCTCTTTACCCGACTTTGGCGAGCAACTCTCCTAAGTTGCCTCTTCATTTTTTACTCTTTTACAAGCTATGCTCAATGCGATGTGACAGTAAGTGTCCCGGTAAACGTATGTCTGGGACAAGTTTTTAGCATCAGCTTTGATGCAAGTGCCTCTAGCAGCCCTATCTATCCCATTTTGGTGGATTACACGGTCGGAGGAGTTGCGCAGCCGCAATTGAGTATGAATAATCCGACGGCTACTGTCAATTTTACACCTACTACGGCAGGAGCACTAAGCATCCAATTAACAACTGCTACGGATGCAACGCCCAATACTTGTACCTTGGGAGCTGCTGCCACAACAAATGTCAACAATCCTATTCTTAGCTTCACAGCTCCAGCGGACCTTTGTATCAATGACCCTGTACTCACAGGAGTTGGAGGAGCCACACCCACTGGCGGCATCTATTCCGGACCTGGCGTAACAGATGATGCGAATGGTTTAACGTATACCTTTGATCCAGCCATCGCAGGGGTCGGAACCAAGACCTTAACATACACCTATACGGATATAAATGGATGTACCAATAGCATCACAGATGATGTGGTCGTCTATGCGGAACCCACAGTTACGTATTCGGCCGGCCCGGATGTATGTATAAATGACGGAATCCTGACAGGGCAAGGAGGGGGAAGTCCAACAGGGGGTATCTACTCTGGAACAGGAGTAACGGACGATGCCAATGGATTGACCTATACCTTCGATCCGGGGATTGCAGGTCTGGGCACTCATACCCTGACCTATACATATACGGATGGAAATGGCTGTACAAGTGCAGCTAATGATGATATAGAAGTTTTCGATATACCGCTAGTCAGCTTCACTGCCCCGGCAGACCTATGTGAACAAGCTCCTTTTCAATTTGGATTGGGGGGAGGAACTCCAACAGGAGGTACGTATTCAGGTCCAGGCGTGATTGATGATGCCAATGGATTGACCTATACCTTTGATCCTATTACAGCCGGTGTCGGAATTCATACGATTACCTATACCTATGCGGATGCGAATGGCTGTAGCACGACTGCAGATGATGACGTTGAGATATTCGCGTTACCCACAGTTAGCTTTTCACCTGTATCAGGATATTGTGTTGATGCAGCTGTTCAAACCGGCCTGGGCGGAGGGTCTCCTGCCGGGGGGACCTATTCCGGCCCGGGTGTTACCGATGATGGAAATGGAAATACTTTTAGCCTGAATCCCACTACAGCAGGAGCAGGTGTGCATATCCTTTCCTATACCTATACAGATGGCAATAACTGTAGCAAAACGGCCAATACCATCCTGGAAATATATGCCTTACCTACTGTGAGTTTTGCTGCTTTGGCAGATGTTTGTATTAGTGCGGGCATACAAGCTGGACTGGGAGGTGGACTTCCTGCAGGAGGTACCTATTCCGGAACCGGAGTTACTGATGATGGGAATGGTAATACCTTCACTTTTGATCCGAATGCGGTAGGACTGGCTTCTGCTGTCATAACTTATTCCTTTACAGATGGAAATAACTGTACGAATACAGCTACGAGTACGCTGGATGTAATTCCTGCTCCTACCATTACGGAAACAATAGTAGATGAAAGTTGCCCTGGAACGGACGATGGCTCTATTACCTTTGATGCTACCGCCGCCAATGGACCATATACCCTTTCCATCTCAAATAATGGGGGAGTAACCTTTACAGTTCTTGGGACAGGAGTAACAGGGGGAACCACTGTAAGTTCTACAGGATTGACTCCTGGCTCCTATGTTATCAAGGCGGTAGATGCCAATGGATGTGAATCCAGCAAAACCGTTACGGTCGCTGCAGGGATAGACAATACTCCTCCAACGGCAGTCTGTCAGGATATCACTGTCCATTTGGATGCTGCAGGAACTGGAAGTATAACTGCTACACAGATAAATAATGGAAGTAATGATGCCTGTGGAATAGATACTGTCTATTTGGATCTTTACAATTTTGGCTGTGCGGATATCGGTAGCAATACGGTTACCCTCACGGTAGAAGATGTAAACAATAATATCAGTACCTGTACAGCAATCGTAACAGTTGTGGATACGGTTTCTCCAACTGTCGTTTGTCAAAACATAAATGTATACCTGGACAATAATGGACTGGCTTCTATTACGCCTGCTGATGTTGATAATGGAAGTGCTGATGCTTGTGGAATCGACACCATGTTCCTAAGTAAGTACGATTATGACTGTGCTGATGTCGGAGCGAGTTTGGTGTCTTTGACAGTTATTGATTCCAGTGGAAACCTTTCTACTTGTAATGCAGGCATCACAGTACTCGATACAATTTCTCCGGTAGTCATTTGCCAGGATGTTACCATCTACCTGGATGGCTCTGGATTAGCTACTATTGGACTTGGAGATATTGATAATGGTTCGAGTGATAATTGTGCCATAAGTTCAAGAAATTTGAGCCAGAGCAGCTTTGGCTGTGCGGATACGGGCGTAAATATTATTACCCTAACCGTAGATGATGTCAATGGTAATAGTGCTTCCTGTACGGCCAATGTTACAGTTCTAGATACGATTCCTCCTCAGGCGATTTGCCAGGATGTTACCATTTATCTGGATGCGGGCGGACAGGCCTCTGTTCAAACCCTGGATATCGATAATGGAAGTTCTGATATCTGTGGGATTGATACTATGTTCCTTGATCTTTACAATTTTAGTTGTACCGATACCGGAGCAAATGCATTAAACCTGACAGTCATAGACAATAATGGAAATACGGCAAGCTGTTCATCAGTAGTTACAGTATTGGATACTATAGCTCCCGTGATCATTTGTCCCGCAAATATTGTGGTAAACAATGATCCCTTTTCTTGTGGTGCACAAGTGACACTTATTGCAAGTGCATCTGATAATTGTGCAGTAACGGTCGTGAATGATTACAATAATGGAGATGAGGTTGCCAGTGATTTTTATCCGGTGGGAACAACAGTGGTTACTTTTACAGCTACAGATCCTTCTGGAAATACAAGCAGCTGTTCCGTTTCCGTAACTGTAAATGATGCAGAAAACCCAACAGCTGTATGTCCGGTTTTCCCGATTACCTTTGCCTTACCAGCTACCGGGATTACAGATATAAGCTTGAGTCCAGCCTGGGCAAACAGCTTCGACAATTGTGGGATTGCGCAGACTAATTTCTATTTGAATGGAAATTTGAAGACGCTGTATGACTGTAGTGATATCGGAACTCACAATATCATTGTGGAGGTTATCGATACTGCGGGAAATAGCAATACCTGTGCAGCTACGATCGTAATAGCAGACAATCTGCCTCCTACCGCAATTTGCCAGGATTTGACTGTTCAATTAGACGTGAATGGATTAGCTACGATTCTTCCTTCTCAGATAGATAATGGAAGTTTTGATATATGTGGAATTGATAGCATATATCTGAGTCAAACTAGCTTTTCCTGTTCTGATGTTGGCGTAAATAGTGTTATCCTTTCTGTCAGAGATAGTAGTGGAAATATTGGGACCTGTACGGCGAATGTTACGGTTGAAGACAATGTAGCTCCAGCTGTGGTGTGTCAGGATATCACGGTATATCTCGGAGGCTTCTTTGGTTTTGTTGGCATTAGCCCTAATGATATTGACAATGGTAGTTCAGATGCATGTGGAATCGCCAGCATGAGTCTGGATAAGAGCACCTTCACTTGCGCGGATATTGGAACCAATACTGTTACCCTAACCGTAACCGACAATAATTCAAATATCTCAACTTGTACTGCTATAGTAACGGTCGTCGATTCAATAGCTCCTTTTGCTAGCTGTCAGGATATCACTGTACAATTGGATGCCAGTGGAAATGCCAGTATCGTCGCTGCTGATATTGACAACAATAGTTATGATGCCTGTGGAATCGATACCATGTTTTTGGATATCTATGATTTCACTTGTGCGGATGTAGGGACAAATACTGTTACCCTGACTGTTGTCGATAATTACAACAATAGTGCAATTTGTACAGCCACAGTTACGGTGGAGGATACCGTCTCACCCATTGCCCAAACGCAGAACATCACCATTCAATTAGATGCAAATGGGCAAGCCAGTATCACAGCAAATGATATCGATAATGGAAGCTCGGATGCTTGTGGGATAGATACCTTATTGCTTTCAGACTATGATTTTGATTGCGCGGATGTCGGAGCCAACACTGTTAGCCTGACCGCTATCGATAATAATAGCAATAGCTCAACTGCGACAGCGACGGTAACGGTTGAAGACATTTTGCCTCCGATCGCTATTTGTCAGGACCTTACGGTCTACCTTGATACAGGAGGCATAGCAATAATAACTCCCGGGCAGATTGACAATGGAAGTTCGGATAACTGTGGGATCGCATCCTTGAGTTTAAGTACAACAAGCTTTGCTTGTGTGGATACAGGATTGAATGCCGTGGTGCTTACCGTTACAGATGTAAATGGAAATACCAGTAGCTGTTCAGCCAATGTTACCGTTCTGGATACCATTCCTCCTGTCATAGACTGTCCTGCAGATATCGTGGTATTCAATGATCCCGGTCAATGTGGCGCAACAGTAAGCTATAATACACCTACAGCGACAGATAATTGTGGGATTAATGGAAATGGAAGGATAAATCCAAGTATCACAGCCTTTTATCCTATAGGTACAGATACCATTACGCATATAGTATTTGATGAGTCTGGTAATTCTGATACCTGTACGTTCACGATTACGGTTATTGATAATGAAGATCCTGTGATCACTTGTCCGGCTAATGTCGTGCAGAATGTAGATCCAGGTCAGTGTGGTGCAGTAGTCTTTTATCCCGGAGTAGGAGTTTCTGATAACTGTTCTCCCGTTCAGGTTACCCTGATTTCTGGGATAGGAAATGGGAATTTCTTCCCGGTCGGTACTACAACCGAAACCTATATAGCTACGGATTCTTCTGGAAATACAGATACCTGTTCGTTCACCGTAACCATCAATGATAATATCGCACCTGTGATGACTTGTCCACTGGATATTTCTGTATCCAATGATCCGGGTCAATGTGGAGCAGTGGTAAATTATGCCCTGCCGGCTGTAACGGACAATTGCCCGCTTACCGGACCTCCTACATTGCAGACAGGTTTTGCGAGCGGAGATCAATTCCCTCTGGGAGTAACTTCTGTTAGCTATTCCTATACGGACCTGGGAGGCAATACAGTTAGCTGTAGTTTCAATGTTACGGTTACAGATACAGAAGCTCCACAAATACTTTGTCCTCCGGATATTGTTGTAACGGGGAGTCCTACGACCTGTGATGCCGTAGTTACCTATACAGGGGTTACAGCTTCTGATAATTGTCCGGGAACGATCTCAATTTCTCTGATTGCAGGCTTCTCCAGTGGTTCGACCTTTCCGGTAGGTAATACAGTCGTATCCTATCAGGCAGTGGATCTTGTTGGAAATATAGATACCTGTAGTTTCAATGTAACGGTACTTCCTGCAGTCGCTCCTACTACGGCAGTAATCAATATGCCGAATCTTGTGGAGGTTTGTGCAGAAGAACTTCTGACATTGAGTGCAAATAGCCCAGGAGTAGGAGAAACAGGCGCATGGTCTTTCGGAGATCCTAATGCCATCTTTGTTCCAGGCAATACGGATCCAACCGCAGACCTGACCAACCTACTTACACCTACTGTAAGTGGCTTGAATCCATTCCCACTGATCTGGACCATTAGCAATAATTGTTTCTCCAGCAGTGATACGGTTTATGTGCAGGTGAATGCATTGCCTACGGGCTTTATTCTGGAAACTTCTCCTATTAGTGCCAATGGTGCTTCAAATGGAGAACTCCTGGCTGTACCTCAAGGCGGAACTCCTCCTTATGTTGGCTACCAATGGGATGATCCATTAACCCAGACCACTCAATTGGCTGTAGGATTGGCAAGTGATACCTATAAAGTAGTGATCACGGATGATAAAGGATGTACCTCTGATTCCATTTCTTATTTCCTCGACCAGCCTCCCGTAAATCCTATCCTGGTAGATGTAAAAGTCTTCTTGCAGGGAGCCTATGTTTCTGCGGCAGGCCTAATGCACGATTCACTGAGGGTAAAACATCCGGTAGATATGCTGACCGAACCCTATACCGCCATGGGCTATGCTCCTATAGCAGGTTTAGGCAGCAATTCAGCTTCTGGACCTGTGCTAAATACGAGTGGAACTACTGCTCCGGTTGATTGGGTATTTGTTGAGTTGAGAGATAAGATCAATCCTGCGAATATCCTGGGACGTCAGGCAGGCCTGGTGTTGAGAAATGGATCTGTAGTCGATGCAGGAGATGGTGTTTCCCCTATCGGCTTTGATCTGCCGACGGATGATTACTACATCGCAGTTCGACATAGAAATCACCTGGGTACCATGACAGTTGGAACTGCTACAGTTACGACTGGCTCGGCTACTTCTGTAGATTTTACCAATCTGTCTACTGCGACTCATGGCAATCATGCGCAAAGGATAGCAGCCGGGGTGAAAATGCTCTGGGGAGGTGACGCAAATGGAGATAAGTCTGTGTTCTATACAGGACCTCTTTCAGATGCGAATCCCATATTCAGTAAAATCCTCTTTGCGCCTGACAATACCTTCTTCTCGGTATCTCATATAGTTACGGAATATGCCATAGAAGATTTGAGTATGGACGGCTCAGTGATCTATACGGGTCCCTTGACAGAGGTGAATGTATTGTTCCTCAATATTCTTCTTCATCCACTGAATACCACCTTTAGTGATAGCCATAGTTTCAGTGAACAAATTCCTTAA
- a CDS encoding DUF1592 domain-containing protein has protein sequence MKFRAIPILLLVLSFAIIPESKAEDRPREKHYQRTVRPIMRKHCNSCHNQEDKKGGLNLEKYDFTFGIVRDGELFTRVVEMVKEESMPPDFRPRMKQKEIDTLTFYLNKYIEDALAEKDPGLIPPRKLNNREYRYCVEDLFGIKINTDSLFPSEASGGSGFDNQARVLYLTPLQMERYYEAAEIILEELYTDSAKWEHFVPNYQVPFRESIRVWWNKWWKEEDISLAHPMKTAREILLPVATKAYRKFLNAKEQQQLLNFFKEVYLASRGEEKAFDLAMKETFKVILLSQNFLYRQENDPDISGAYPISSFEMASRLSFFLWSSFPDQELLELAYRGDLQLPEVLDQQVKRMLFDPKAQRMGESFALNWFELNKMKAPDFQVDPKTYPEFTPLLRDLMLKEVELFFNHVLTESQNFTDLINSDYTYLNKELAAHYGIEGVEEEGFEMNCLEDNARGGVLGMAGILTSTSLPVRTSPVLRGKWVLEQLLGTPAPPPPPNIPDLEESQHEGADELSLRELLLKHRDDPACKSCHLQMDPLGLGLENFDAIGRWRKTYDKHPIDASGELASGEAFEGPAELKQILLNKRELFAKNLSKKMLSFALGRSLQFKDTPSIRHLSKHLLENDFHTISFVQEVVKCYPFTHKKSDRPVEEIYSS, from the coding sequence ATGAAATTCAGGGCCATTCCCATATTATTATTGGTCCTCTCATTCGCCATTATACCTGAGAGTAAAGCCGAAGACCGTCCGAGAGAAAAACATTATCAACGGACGGTCAGGCCTATTATGCGCAAACATTGCAATTCCTGCCACAATCAGGAAGACAAAAAAGGCGGATTGAATCTTGAAAAATATGATTTCACTTTTGGCATTGTTCGAGATGGGGAGCTATTCACCCGGGTAGTAGAAATGGTAAAGGAAGAAAGTATGCCTCCGGACTTTCGCCCTCGAATGAAACAGAAGGAAATCGATACCCTCACTTTTTATCTGAATAAATATATTGAAGATGCCCTGGCTGAAAAAGATCCGGGCCTCATTCCTCCCCGAAAACTCAACAATCGGGAATACAGATATTGTGTAGAAGATCTCTTTGGTATAAAAATCAATACCGATTCTCTTTTTCCTTCTGAAGCTTCAGGAGGTTCGGGTTTTGATAACCAGGCTCGGGTTCTTTATCTCACTCCTTTACAAATGGAACGCTATTATGAAGCAGCGGAGATCATTTTGGAGGAATTATACACAGATAGTGCAAAATGGGAACATTTTGTTCCTAACTATCAAGTTCCCTTTCGCGAGTCAATACGGGTTTGGTGGAATAAATGGTGGAAGGAAGAAGATATATCTTTAGCACACCCTATGAAAACGGCGAGAGAAATCCTCCTGCCTGTCGCAACAAAAGCCTACCGAAAATTTCTCAATGCGAAAGAACAACAACAATTGCTGAATTTTTTCAAAGAGGTCTATCTCGCTTCTCGAGGCGAGGAAAAAGCTTTTGATCTGGCGATGAAAGAGACCTTCAAGGTCATCCTTTTATCTCAAAATTTCCTGTACCGACAGGAAAATGATCCGGATATCTCAGGTGCTTACCCGATTAGCTCCTTCGAAATGGCTTCTCGTCTTTCCTTTTTCCTTTGGTCCAGTTTTCCAGATCAGGAATTACTCGAATTGGCCTATAGAGGAGATCTGCAATTACCAGAAGTACTGGATCAGCAAGTCAAGCGAATGCTTTTTGATCCCAAAGCTCAAAGAATGGGTGAGAGTTTTGCCTTAAACTGGTTTGAACTCAATAAAATGAAAGCGCCGGATTTCCAGGTCGATCCAAAGACATATCCCGAATTTACCCCCCTCCTGAGAGATTTGATGTTAAAAGAAGTCGAACTTTTTTTCAATCATGTCCTGACGGAAAGTCAAAATTTCACAGACCTTATAAACAGTGATTACACCTACCTGAATAAAGAGCTGGCAGCCCATTATGGCATCGAAGGAGTGGAAGAAGAAGGATTTGAGATGAATTGTCTGGAAGATAATGCTAGAGGAGGCGTATTGGGTATGGCTGGTATTCTGACCTCTACTTCTCTCCCAGTGCGCACCAGTCCTGTCCTCAGAGGAAAATGGGTATTGGAACAATTGCTGGGGACTCCGGCTCCACCTCCCCCACCCAATATTCCTGATCTCGAGGAAAGCCAACATGAAGGTGCAGATGAATTGAGTCTTAGAGAATTGCTCTTAAAACATCGCGATGATCCGGCTTGTAAATCCTGTCATTTACAAATGGATCCTTTGGGCTTAGGACTTGAAAATTTCGACGCAATTGGGAGATGGAGGAAAACCTATGATAAACATCCCATAGATGCTTCTGGAGAACTCGCTAGTGGAGAAGCATTTGAGGGACCAGCGGAATTGAAACAAATACTTCTGAATAAAAGAGAGCTATTTGCCAAAAACCTGAGTAAAAAGATGCTCTCCTTCGCTCTCGGCAGGTCCTTACAGTTTAAGGACACGCCTTCCATTCGCCACCTCAGCAAACATCTGTTGGAAAATGATTTCCATACGATCAGCTTTGTTCAAGAGGTAGTGAAATGTTATCCCTTTACTCATAAAAAAAGTGATCGACCTGTAGAAGAAATTTATTCCTCATGA